The following are encoded together in the Lathyrus oleraceus cultivar Zhongwan6 chromosome 3, CAAS_Psat_ZW6_1.0, whole genome shotgun sequence genome:
- the LOC127131252 gene encoding uncharacterized protein LOC127131252, with product MKASQSHQKSYHDNKRKTLEFQEGDHVFLRVTLVTGVGRAWKSKKLMSCFIGLFQILQRLVEVAYQVALPPHLSNLHGVFHVSQLRKHILDFSHVTQLDIVQVKKNLTVETLSLRIEDHEVKHLQGKKITSMKVVWGGPAGGNVT from the coding sequence ATGAAAGCTTCGCAGAGTCATCAGAAGAGCTATCATGATAATAAGAGGAAaacacttgagttccaagagggagatcatgtgttcttgagagttactctGGTAACTGGTGTTGGCCGTGCGTGGAAGTCTAAGAAACTTATGTCGTGTTTCATTGGTCTGTTCCAAATTCTTCAAAGATTAGTCGAGGTGGCCTACCAAGTGGCGTTACCACCACATCTTTCGAACCTTCATGGTGTATTTCATGTCTCTCAGTTGAGGAAGCACATTCTTGATTTTTCTCACGTGACCCAGTTGGATATTGTGCAAGTCAAGAAAAACTTGACAGTTGAGACTTTGTCGTTAAGGATTGAGGATCATGAAGTGAAGCACTTGCAGGGAAAAAAGATCACTTcaatgaaagttgtttggggaggtcctGCTGGTGGAAATGTGACATGA